The proteins below are encoded in one region of Paenarthrobacter ilicis:
- a CDS encoding DUF6807 family protein, with protein MTQPLTYTPAENTPMESTPRLPRIALVGVHGFGARHLDNLGRLGSLGLLELVAVADPHPPAPGTLGSGVGVYTSLDELLAAGSAPDIVIISTPIQTHAPLALAAIRAGANVFLEKPPVASMAQYTEVLEAAASAGVLVQVGFQSLGSEALPALEALVASGEIGHVRGISATGLWLRTRAYFKRSRWAGKRSLNGVDVVDGVVTNALAHAVATGLHVAGARSTQDVELVVTDLYRANTTESDDTSVVKVRTTGGTALTCALTLCAPAQQSPTVTVHGTLGTLTFFYTEDRVQIAAASGTREETYGRRDLLENLLTARSEGDLLSPLSAAGAYVTVLEAVRTADAPRLIDPDYVSWEGDGDDAHPVVHDIESLIRRAAAGEATFAELETPWAASPKPAFTVDGVPVATVQDGSAVRPTSSPRPYLHPVRTLAGTVVTDHVPEDHVWHLGAGVALQDVNGINFWGGRTYTRDAGAYVWRKDHGRIRTDAVEESPGIRQEKLSWVGPDGVPVLREQRQWTWSAVGSSAWKLTLDFTLESAIGDTVLLGSPGSNGRPQGGYGGFFWRLPQVSDATIWTSDARGEDAVHGSVAPWLAWSGTFDAGTAAASHVAGDAGLGHPATLVFLASPQAPDPWFVRHAGYPGVGLSLAWDSAVPAHPGQPVHRSVTVIVTDGFLATQDIEQLISPLGETA; from the coding sequence ATGACACAGCCCCTGACCTACACACCTGCGGAAAACACCCCCATGGAGAGCACACCGCGACTCCCCCGCATCGCCCTGGTGGGTGTGCACGGCTTTGGTGCACGGCACCTGGACAATCTGGGCAGGCTCGGTTCCCTGGGGCTGCTTGAGCTGGTAGCCGTGGCCGACCCCCATCCGCCGGCTCCCGGCACCCTGGGAAGCGGAGTTGGGGTGTATACCTCGCTGGACGAACTCCTGGCAGCCGGGAGTGCCCCGGACATCGTGATCATCTCAACGCCCATCCAGACCCACGCACCCCTGGCTTTGGCCGCCATCAGGGCTGGCGCCAACGTGTTCCTGGAAAAGCCGCCCGTGGCCTCCATGGCCCAGTACACGGAGGTCCTGGAAGCGGCCGCGAGCGCCGGGGTTTTGGTCCAGGTGGGGTTCCAGAGCCTGGGATCGGAGGCGCTGCCCGCACTAGAGGCATTGGTTGCTTCCGGAGAGATCGGCCATGTCCGTGGCATCAGTGCCACGGGATTGTGGCTGCGGACCCGGGCGTACTTCAAGCGTTCCCGGTGGGCGGGCAAAAGGAGCCTGAACGGTGTGGACGTGGTGGATGGCGTGGTCACCAACGCATTGGCCCATGCTGTGGCCACCGGCCTTCATGTGGCGGGCGCCCGCAGCACGCAGGACGTGGAGTTGGTGGTTACTGACCTGTACCGGGCCAACACCACTGAAAGCGATGACACCTCCGTGGTCAAGGTTCGGACCACAGGTGGGACGGCGCTGACCTGTGCCTTGACGTTGTGCGCTCCTGCGCAGCAATCCCCCACGGTGACAGTCCACGGAACTCTGGGGACCCTGACGTTCTTTTACACGGAGGACCGTGTGCAGATTGCTGCTGCCTCCGGGACCCGGGAGGAGACCTACGGGCGGAGGGACCTGCTGGAGAATCTCCTGACTGCCCGCAGTGAGGGCGATCTCCTCAGCCCGCTCAGTGCGGCCGGCGCGTACGTCACCGTGCTGGAAGCGGTCCGCACCGCTGACGCTCCCCGGTTGATCGATCCGGACTACGTGAGCTGGGAGGGCGACGGCGACGACGCACACCCGGTGGTGCACGATATTGAGTCGCTCATTCGCCGGGCTGCCGCGGGAGAAGCCACGTTTGCGGAGTTGGAAACGCCGTGGGCCGCTTCCCCCAAGCCCGCTTTCACGGTGGACGGCGTGCCGGTGGCAACAGTCCAGGACGGTTCAGCGGTCCGTCCCACGTCCTCCCCCCGCCCCTACCTCCACCCGGTGCGGACGCTGGCGGGAACCGTGGTCACGGACCACGTGCCGGAGGACCATGTGTGGCACTTGGGCGCCGGTGTTGCCCTCCAGGACGTCAACGGCATCAATTTCTGGGGCGGCAGGACCTACACGCGGGATGCCGGGGCGTACGTCTGGCGCAAGGACCATGGCCGGATCCGCACTGACGCGGTTGAAGAGTCCCCTGGTATCCGGCAGGAAAAGCTGAGCTGGGTTGGACCGGACGGCGTGCCCGTACTCCGCGAACAGCGGCAGTGGACGTGGTCCGCCGTCGGGAGTTCCGCGTGGAAACTGACGCTGGACTTCACGCTGGAATCTGCAATCGGGGACACGGTGCTGCTGGGCAGCCCGGGCTCCAACGGGAGGCCGCAAGGCGGTTACGGCGGTTTCTTCTGGCGGCTGCCGCAGGTGTCCGATGCCACCATCTGGACCTCGGACGCCCGCGGCGAGGACGCCGTGCATGGCAGCGTTGCGCCGTGGCTGGCATGGTCCGGAACGTTCGACGCCGGAACCGCCGCCGCTTCCCACGTGGCCGGTGACGCCGGGCTGGGGCACCCCGCCACCCTTGTTTTCCTGGCCTCGCCACAGGCGCCGGATCCCTGGTTCGTGCGGCACGCGGGCTATCCCGGTGTGGGCCTGTCGCTGGCATGGGACTCCGCCGTCCCCGCCCATCCCGGGCAGCCTGTCCACAGGAGCGTCACCGTGATCGTCACGGACGGCTTCCTGGCAACACAAGACATTGAACAACTCATCTCACCCTTGGGGGAAACGGCATGA
- a CDS encoding M24 family metallopeptidase, which produces MTTTTQTTPSQAAADQTRTAPGNVADRAVKRQRVLDILDAAGRDSLLLTTNTALTWYLDGSRVHISLAGDPIAALLVDRTGDHLVTFANEAGRIAAEELPAGVNLLTVPWYGQLHATAAGLAADGDPLVEASVATELRAARQHLLPAEAARYAALSAEVAAAMTDVLANATPDTTEFQLVSQLASAVVGMGAEPLVLLCNGAARSDFRHPLATHSPIGRRTMAVVCARRNGLVANITRWVAFDAGTAEELDAEARIAAVEADIFRATVPGTRLNEVFAEIRSAYARHGFGDDQWTLHHQGGPAGYAGRDPRVTAEVTDRIVANQPFTWNPSGPGVKIEDTVLLTDSGVRVLTVDERWPTALVDGRRRPLTLRP; this is translated from the coding sequence ATGACCACAACCACTCAGACCACGCCGTCCCAGGCCGCGGCTGACCAGACACGCACTGCTCCCGGCAATGTGGCCGACCGCGCAGTGAAGCGCCAACGGGTGCTGGACATTCTGGATGCTGCAGGCCGTGACTCGTTGCTGCTCACCACCAACACTGCGTTGACCTGGTATCTGGATGGGAGCCGGGTGCACATCAGTTTGGCTGGTGATCCCATTGCCGCGCTCCTGGTGGACCGCACGGGGGATCATCTGGTGACGTTCGCCAATGAGGCCGGCCGCATCGCCGCAGAGGAGCTCCCGGCAGGGGTGAACCTGCTGACGGTTCCCTGGTACGGGCAACTCCACGCCACCGCGGCAGGGTTGGCTGCAGATGGCGATCCGTTGGTGGAAGCCTCCGTGGCCACTGAACTGCGGGCTGCCCGGCAGCACCTCCTTCCGGCAGAAGCTGCACGGTACGCTGCATTGTCCGCCGAGGTTGCTGCGGCCATGACGGATGTCCTGGCCAACGCCACTCCGGACACCACGGAATTCCAGCTGGTTTCGCAGTTGGCCTCCGCCGTGGTGGGTATGGGCGCCGAGCCCTTGGTGCTGCTCTGCAATGGTGCTGCCCGCAGCGATTTCCGGCACCCGCTGGCCACGCACTCCCCCATCGGCCGGCGTACCATGGCCGTGGTGTGCGCACGCCGCAATGGCCTGGTAGCCAACATCACGCGCTGGGTGGCCTTCGACGCCGGCACGGCCGAGGAACTGGACGCCGAGGCCCGCATCGCGGCAGTTGAGGCCGATATTTTCCGGGCCACCGTTCCCGGCACCCGCCTCAACGAAGTCTTCGCGGAGATCAGGTCCGCCTATGCCCGGCACGGATTCGGTGATGACCAGTGGACGCTGCACCACCAGGGCGGGCCGGCCGGATACGCGGGCCGTGACCCCCGGGTCACCGCCGAAGTCACTGACCGCATTGTGGCCAACCAGCCCTTCACGTGGAACCCGTCCGGGCCCGGCGTGAAAATCGAGGACACGGTGCTGCTCACGGATTCCGGCGTGCGCGTCCTGACCGTGGACGAACGCTGGCCAACCGCCTTGGTGGACGGCCGCCGTCGGCCCCTGACGTTGCGCCCGTAA
- a CDS encoding aldehyde dehydrogenase (NADP(+)), whose translation MSTATLDLTAITAAATEAAKVTATASDAERAAWLKAVADALDANVTELVAIADSETSLGTVRLTGEVARTSGQLRLFANVITEGSYLEAVIDHADPSSTPPKPDLRRILRPIGPVAVFSASNFPFAFSVAGGDTASALAVGCPVIVKAHSGHLRLSERTAEIVSEALAKAGAPEGIFALVSGREAGTALVQDPAIKAVGFTGSIPGGRALFDLATSRPEPIPFYGELGSLNPVVITADALAQRGRQLAEGLAGSFTMGAGQFCTKPGLVFLPEGTDFAAQLAEASKDKPTAAMLTERIAEAYPDGLKNVADQPGVAVVSGTVEQDSLADGAAPVVFSTSAANVLERPDELLEECFGPTTLLIEYSSQEELSAALAKVPGSLTGTVHAQPGEDVSALVEQLSTLAGRVLFDGWPTGVAVNWAQQHGGPYPATTSLFTSVGATAVRRFQRPVAYQDAPESVLHPALHDANPLGIPRRVDGVLTLG comes from the coding sequence TTGAGTACAGCAACTCTTGACCTGACAGCCATCACCGCCGCAGCCACGGAAGCCGCAAAGGTTACCGCAACGGCTTCCGACGCCGAGCGCGCTGCCTGGCTGAAAGCCGTCGCCGATGCCTTGGACGCCAACGTCACTGAACTGGTGGCCATCGCCGATTCCGAGACGAGCCTCGGCACCGTCCGGCTCACAGGGGAGGTGGCAAGGACCAGCGGGCAGCTGCGGTTGTTCGCCAACGTGATCACGGAGGGCTCCTACCTTGAAGCCGTGATTGATCACGCGGACCCGTCCAGCACCCCGCCCAAGCCGGACCTGCGCCGGATCCTGCGGCCCATCGGCCCGGTGGCCGTGTTCTCTGCGTCCAACTTCCCGTTCGCTTTCTCGGTGGCCGGTGGCGACACCGCCTCGGCGCTCGCAGTGGGCTGCCCGGTGATCGTCAAAGCACACTCGGGCCACCTCCGTTTGTCCGAGCGGACCGCGGAGATTGTCAGCGAAGCCTTGGCCAAGGCCGGGGCGCCGGAAGGAATCTTTGCCCTGGTGAGCGGGCGTGAGGCCGGTACTGCCTTGGTCCAGGATCCTGCCATTAAAGCCGTTGGATTTACAGGGTCCATCCCGGGCGGGCGCGCGCTGTTTGATCTGGCAACGTCCCGGCCCGAGCCCATCCCGTTCTACGGCGAACTGGGCAGCTTGAACCCCGTGGTGATCACTGCGGATGCCTTGGCCCAGCGTGGCCGGCAGCTGGCTGAGGGTTTGGCTGGGTCCTTCACCATGGGCGCGGGCCAGTTCTGCACCAAGCCCGGACTGGTGTTCCTGCCGGAAGGGACGGACTTTGCGGCCCAGCTGGCAGAGGCAAGCAAGGACAAGCCCACAGCAGCAATGCTCACGGAGCGGATCGCAGAAGCGTACCCGGACGGTTTGAAGAACGTAGCCGATCAGCCGGGAGTGGCCGTTGTCAGCGGCACCGTGGAACAGGACAGCCTGGCCGACGGCGCCGCACCCGTGGTGTTCTCCACCAGTGCAGCCAACGTCCTGGAGCGTCCGGACGAGCTGCTGGAGGAGTGCTTTGGCCCCACCACCTTGCTGATCGAATACTCCAGCCAGGAGGAACTTTCCGCAGCGTTGGCAAAGGTTCCGGGCAGCCTGACCGGCACGGTCCACGCCCAGCCCGGCGAGGATGTGTCCGCGCTGGTGGAGCAGTTGAGCACCCTGGCGGGAAGGGTCCTGTTCGATGGGTGGCCCACAGGCGTGGCCGTTAACTGGGCGCAGCAGCACGGTGGCCCGTACCCGGCCACCACGTCCCTGTTCACCTCGGTGGGCGCCACTGCCGTCCGCCGTTTCCAGCGTCCGGTGGCGTACCAGGACGCCCCCGAATCCGTCCTGCACCCGGCCTTGCATGACGCGAACCCGCTGGGCATCCCGCGGCGTGTGGACGGCGTCCTCACACTGGGCTAA
- a CDS encoding mandelate racemase/muconate lactonizing enzyme family protein, whose protein sequence is MPARITGLATRLITVPLLRSWGVEAPENHVIVTELTTDDGGTGHGFSWTPTIGPKAVKALLDDDIAPFILGLEANAEIVWDQVWKRLHEAGGGGLTTIAMAGVDLALWDLKARQAGTSVTGLLGQRRKSVEVYGSGVNLHYTLEQLVEQAQRWVDAGHKTVKIKVGKPELREDAERVAAVRQVIGPDRLLMIDANQRWDLAHTFRALDVLGEYGLEWLEEPLRADDLGAYRRLRKQSPVPIALGENVHTIYRFRDFIEAEAVDIIQPNIVRVGGITPFRRIVELARANSIRVAPHLLPELSGQLALTLAEAVSVEDVEDASFEQLGILAGPSPIRISNSRLSSAGLPGLGFDFGAKPNTNETAPHSSALESKGNRIEYSNS, encoded by the coding sequence ATGCCCGCCCGAATCACGGGCCTCGCAACCCGGCTGATCACGGTACCGCTGCTGCGCAGCTGGGGTGTGGAGGCGCCGGAAAACCATGTGATTGTCACCGAACTGACCACGGACGACGGCGGCACCGGCCACGGTTTCTCCTGGACGCCAACCATTGGCCCCAAGGCGGTCAAGGCCCTCCTTGATGACGACATTGCCCCGTTCATCCTGGGGTTGGAAGCGAACGCGGAGATCGTCTGGGATCAGGTGTGGAAGCGGCTGCACGAGGCCGGCGGGGGTGGCCTGACCACCATCGCGATGGCCGGAGTTGACCTGGCACTCTGGGACCTGAAGGCGCGGCAGGCCGGCACGTCCGTCACAGGACTTCTGGGCCAGCGCCGGAAGTCGGTGGAGGTGTACGGCTCCGGAGTGAATCTGCACTACACCCTGGAGCAGTTGGTGGAGCAGGCGCAGCGCTGGGTCGATGCCGGCCACAAAACCGTGAAGATCAAAGTGGGCAAACCCGAGCTCCGGGAAGATGCCGAGCGCGTTGCCGCCGTCCGGCAGGTCATCGGCCCGGACCGGTTGCTGATGATCGACGCCAACCAGCGTTGGGACCTGGCCCATACCTTCCGTGCCTTGGATGTTTTGGGGGAGTACGGACTGGAATGGCTGGAAGAACCCCTCCGCGCCGACGATCTGGGGGCCTACCGCCGCCTGCGCAAGCAGTCCCCGGTGCCTATTGCCCTGGGCGAGAACGTCCACACCATTTACCGCTTCCGTGACTTCATCGAGGCCGAAGCGGTGGATATCATCCAGCCCAACATCGTCCGGGTGGGCGGCATTACGCCCTTCCGGAGGATCGTTGAGCTGGCCCGCGCCAACAGCATCCGGGTGGCGCCGCACCTGCTCCCGGAACTCTCCGGACAGTTGGCCCTCACCCTGGCCGAGGCGGTGAGCGTGGAAGACGTGGAAGACGCCTCCTTCGAGCAACTCGGAATCTTGGCCGGACCCTCCCCTATACGGATCAGTAACAGCAGGCTGAGCTCCGCCGGCCTTCCAGGGCTTGGCTTCGACTTCGGCGCGAAGCCCAACACAAATGAGACGGCCCCACACAGCTCCGCCCTTGAGAGTAAAGGAAACCGCATTGAGTACAGCAACTCTTGA
- a CDS encoding 5-dehydro-4-deoxyglucarate dehydratase, with protein sequence MNFDGVLFFPVTPFAEDGTVDVALLKEHITSRLPFGPGGVFPACGTGEFHALSIDEVRTVVTAAVEAVAGAVPVVSGAGGPLGHAIAAAKVAEEAGADALLVLPPYLVTGPTDGVVAYVEAIAAASSLPVIVYHRGTAKFTAEAITRLTANPKVVGFKDGIGDVGLAQEIVSAINASGRTDFALFNGLLTAELTQGAYRGLGIPLYSSAAFAMAPEIAKAYYDAYVSGDEDRRNALLEGFYAPLVRLRDQTPGFGVSLIKAGLRLAGLPVGPVRPPLVDPTEEQLLELKSILAKGHELAGR encoded by the coding sequence ATGAACTTCGACGGCGTACTGTTCTTCCCCGTCACACCCTTCGCCGAGGACGGCACAGTAGATGTGGCGCTGCTCAAGGAGCACATCACCTCCCGCCTTCCGTTCGGCCCGGGTGGGGTGTTCCCCGCTTGCGGTACCGGTGAATTCCATGCCCTGTCCATTGATGAGGTCCGGACCGTGGTGACTGCCGCCGTCGAGGCCGTCGCCGGAGCGGTGCCGGTGGTTTCCGGTGCGGGTGGTCCGCTGGGCCACGCGATCGCCGCCGCCAAGGTTGCCGAGGAAGCCGGCGCGGATGCCCTTCTGGTGCTCCCGCCGTACCTGGTGACCGGCCCCACCGATGGCGTGGTGGCTTACGTTGAAGCCATTGCTGCGGCCAGCAGCCTGCCGGTGATCGTGTACCACCGCGGCACTGCGAAATTCACGGCGGAGGCCATCACCCGCCTCACCGCCAACCCCAAGGTGGTGGGCTTCAAGGACGGAATCGGCGATGTGGGACTGGCCCAGGAGATCGTGTCGGCCATCAACGCCAGCGGTCGCACGGACTTTGCACTCTTCAACGGCTTGCTGACGGCAGAGCTGACCCAAGGCGCCTACCGCGGCTTGGGCATCCCGCTGTATTCCTCGGCTGCGTTTGCCATGGCCCCGGAGATCGCCAAGGCCTACTACGACGCCTATGTCTCCGGTGACGAGGACCGCCGCAACGCACTCCTTGAGGGCTTCTATGCTCCTCTGGTCCGGCTCCGCGACCAGACCCCCGGCTTTGGTGTTTCCCTGATCAAGGCCGGCCTCAGGCTCGCCGGGCTCCCGGTGGGCCCGGTCCGCCCGCCGCTGGTGGATCCCACGGAAGAACAGCTGCTGGAGCTCAAGTCCATCCTGGCCAAGGGCCACGAGCTGGCCGGCCGCTGA
- a CDS encoding NAD-dependent epimerase/dehydratase family protein gives MSRIFVTGGSGRLGRSVVAGLAQAGHNVISVDRDAIPAEQLPAGAEQHTADLLAPGEAERLIRETAPDAVIHLAAIAVPFSAPEDVIFSTNTRLAYAVVSAATDAGVPKIVTASSPTALGYGSPAGWLPPSFPLDEETPPKPWNAYALSKLIAEQTVQMFAAAQGDKIRYAAFRPCYVLSPEEWEGALTQQGHTVRERLDDPALSAPALFNYVDARDVADFLDVLLEKMDSIPNGQVFFVGAKDALATAPLAELFPRFLPGSGPLTEHLAGTSPAFSINKARELLGWEPKRSWRTELTPPYQGTDTAASEQEALNDENPARLVAAGATKETP, from the coding sequence ATGAGCAGGATTTTTGTCACCGGCGGCTCCGGCCGGTTGGGCCGCAGCGTGGTTGCCGGATTGGCCCAGGCAGGCCACAACGTCATCTCGGTTGACCGGGATGCCATCCCGGCAGAACAGCTTCCGGCAGGCGCCGAACAGCACACCGCCGATCTGTTGGCGCCTGGGGAAGCTGAGCGGCTCATCCGGGAAACAGCGCCCGACGCCGTCATCCACCTCGCTGCTATTGCCGTACCTTTCAGCGCACCCGAGGATGTCATTTTCAGTACGAACACCCGGCTCGCCTACGCGGTGGTCAGCGCTGCCACCGATGCCGGCGTACCGAAGATCGTGACGGCAAGCAGCCCCACCGCCCTGGGCTACGGTTCACCGGCCGGGTGGCTGCCGCCGTCGTTCCCCTTGGACGAGGAGACGCCGCCCAAGCCGTGGAACGCCTATGCGCTGTCCAAGCTGATCGCGGAGCAAACCGTGCAGATGTTCGCAGCGGCCCAGGGGGACAAGATCCGGTACGCCGCCTTCCGTCCTTGCTACGTGTTGTCCCCGGAAGAGTGGGAAGGGGCCCTGACGCAGCAGGGCCACACGGTCCGCGAGCGCCTGGATGATCCTGCGCTTTCCGCGCCGGCGTTGTTCAACTACGTGGACGCACGGGACGTTGCCGATTTCCTGGACGTCCTGTTGGAGAAGATGGATTCCATTCCCAACGGCCAAGTGTTCTTTGTTGGCGCGAAGGATGCTTTGGCCACGGCGCCCCTGGCGGAACTGTTCCCCAGGTTCCTGCCCGGCAGCGGACCCCTCACCGAACACCTGGCCGGCACCAGTCCGGCATTTTCCATCAATAAGGCCCGGGAATTGCTGGGGTGGGAGCCCAAGCGTTCCTGGCGCACCGAACTTACGCCTCCCTACCAGGGCACCGACACAGCAGCATCAGAACAAGAAGCACTCAATGACGAGAATCCCGCGCGCCTGGTGGCAGCGGGAGCAACAAAGGAGACACCATGA
- a CDS encoding Gfo/Idh/MocA family protein codes for MVNTVNVDPVETRTAPAQASAPASSGNSGKRTRIALIGTGGRSEMYIRAIYGQHADVAELVALSDVNQGRVDFYQDLIKELGGTEPVASFEPGHLTDFIQSNAIERVIVTTPDYTHADYIVEALEAGADVVVEKPLTIDVDGCRRITEAVAKTGKNVVVTFNYRYSPRNSALKEVIQNGVIGKVTSIDFSWVLDTVHGADYFRRWHREKKNSGGLLIHKASHHFDLVNWWINDVPERVFASGGLRFYGDKNAAERGLGARPERGTVDGLDHDPFRLDMREDQRLKALYYDNEKFDGYIRDQDVFTEGITIEDNLALVVDYQGGPTLSYSLNAHSPWEGYRVTVNGTEGRAELEVVERAAVESSTDKKTVVDPSATPIEEDDAVRRNGERLVVQRHWEAAYEVPIINGEGGHGGGDNLLLSDLFNGPGVDPLGRPSGYIDGLRSVSVGIAGNKSLDTDLPVRISELGLGADLSRSQA; via the coding sequence ATGGTCAACACAGTCAACGTGGACCCAGTCGAGACCCGGACCGCACCAGCCCAAGCATCGGCCCCGGCTAGTTCGGGTAATTCGGGCAAGCGGACACGGATCGCCCTGATCGGAACCGGCGGCCGCTCCGAGATGTACATCAGGGCCATCTATGGACAGCATGCGGACGTCGCCGAACTCGTCGCGCTTTCCGACGTCAACCAAGGACGTGTGGATTTCTACCAGGACCTGATCAAGGAGCTCGGTGGAACCGAACCGGTGGCCTCCTTCGAACCCGGCCACCTGACAGACTTCATCCAGTCCAACGCGATCGAACGCGTCATTGTCACCACCCCTGACTACACCCATGCGGACTACATCGTTGAAGCGCTTGAGGCGGGCGCCGACGTCGTGGTTGAAAAGCCGCTCACCATCGACGTTGACGGTTGCCGCCGCATCACAGAAGCCGTCGCCAAAACCGGGAAGAACGTGGTGGTCACGTTCAACTACCGCTACTCGCCCCGCAACAGTGCGCTCAAGGAAGTTATCCAGAACGGCGTGATCGGCAAGGTCACGTCCATCGATTTCAGCTGGGTCCTGGATACGGTGCACGGCGCCGACTACTTCCGCCGCTGGCACCGCGAGAAGAAGAACTCCGGCGGCCTCCTGATCCATAAGGCCTCGCACCACTTCGACCTGGTCAACTGGTGGATCAACGATGTCCCCGAGCGCGTATTCGCCTCCGGCGGCCTGCGCTTCTACGGCGACAAGAACGCTGCAGAGCGTGGGCTGGGAGCCCGCCCCGAGCGCGGCACCGTGGACGGCCTTGACCACGATCCGTTCCGTTTGGACATGCGCGAGGACCAGCGCCTCAAGGCCCTGTATTACGACAATGAAAAGTTCGACGGCTACATCCGCGATCAGGACGTTTTCACCGAGGGCATCACCATCGAGGACAACCTCGCGCTGGTGGTGGATTACCAGGGCGGACCAACCCTGAGCTACTCCCTGAACGCCCACAGCCCGTGGGAGGGCTACCGCGTTACCGTCAACGGCACCGAAGGCCGGGCCGAGCTCGAAGTGGTGGAGCGTGCCGCCGTCGAGTCCAGCACCGACAAGAAGACCGTGGTGGATCCCAGCGCGACACCCATCGAGGAAGATGACGCCGTGCGCCGCAACGGCGAACGCCTGGTTGTCCAGCGCCACTGGGAAGCTGCCTACGAAGTCCCCATTATCAACGGCGAAGGTGGCCACGGTGGTGGCGACAACCTGCTGCTCTCGGACCTCTTCAACGGTCCCGGCGTGGACCCGCTGGGCCGCCCGTCCGGCTACATCGATGGGCTCCGTTCCGTGTCGGTGGGCATCGCCGGCAACAAGTCCCTGGACACAGATCTGCCCGTCCGTATCAGTGAGCTCGGCCTCGGCGCCGACCTCAGCCGCAGCCAGGCCTGA
- a CDS encoding LacI family DNA-binding transcriptional regulator, translating to MARRNTNRRVGIADVAEKAGVSHATVSRVMNGNAAVDPGIAARVRAAAAELKYQPNPVGRSLALGKTDTIGIVVPDLANPTFQAILRGLSIAAAQDGYRVLIADSSEVTSEESILAGEARRRCDGVVLCAPRMSDAELEELAPTLHPLVLINRTTISTNTPSLSVDYGQGIQELAHHLVSLGHRRLAFLSGPEHSASNRQRLVGLEQFRNEHPEIDLQMLSGGSNFDSGHESTEAIISSGATGILAFNDLVAMGLLSGLHEHGLRVPEDISVTGFDDIPFAKYTTPPLTTAAVPINELGSLAWRRMREQIQHTGDATVQAQDGFSPRMEIRKSTAAPALTPAS from the coding sequence ATGGCACGCAGGAACACCAATAGGCGGGTGGGCATAGCCGACGTCGCGGAGAAGGCCGGCGTCTCGCACGCCACCGTTTCCCGCGTCATGAACGGTAACGCCGCCGTGGACCCGGGTATCGCCGCCAGGGTCAGGGCTGCTGCCGCCGAACTGAAGTACCAGCCCAACCCCGTGGGACGGTCACTGGCCCTCGGAAAGACGGACACCATCGGCATTGTGGTGCCGGACCTCGCCAACCCCACCTTCCAGGCCATCCTGCGGGGACTGAGTATCGCGGCAGCCCAGGACGGCTACCGGGTGCTGATCGCGGACTCCTCGGAAGTCACCAGCGAAGAATCCATCCTTGCCGGCGAGGCGAGGCGCCGCTGCGACGGCGTGGTCCTGTGCGCCCCCCGCATGTCGGACGCCGAGCTGGAAGAACTCGCCCCCACCCTGCATCCCCTGGTGCTCATCAACCGCACCACCATCTCCACCAACACCCCCAGCCTTAGCGTGGACTACGGCCAAGGCATCCAGGAATTGGCGCACCACCTGGTTTCCCTTGGCCACCGCCGCCTTGCGTTCCTGTCAGGGCCGGAGCACAGCGCTTCCAACCGCCAGCGACTGGTGGGCCTGGAGCAATTCCGGAACGAGCATCCGGAGATCGACCTGCAGATGCTCTCCGGCGGGTCCAACTTTGATTCCGGGCACGAGTCCACGGAAGCCATCATTTCCAGCGGGGCAACCGGGATCCTGGCCTTCAACGACCTGGTTGCCATGGGACTGCTCAGTGGCCTCCACGAGCATGGCCTGCGCGTCCCTGAAGACATCTCAGTGACCGGCTTTGACGACATCCCGTTCGCCAAATACACCACCCCGCCGCTCACCACGGCCGCCGTACCCATCAATGAGCTGGGCAGCCTGGCATGGCGGCGGATGCGGGAGCAGATCCAGCACACCGGCGATGCCACCGTCCAGGCCCAGGACGGATTCTCCCCCCGGATGGAGATCCGAAAGAGTACCGCAGCGCCGGCCCTCACCCCCGCCTCCTAA